In Aspergillus fumigatus Af293 chromosome 6, whole genome shotgun sequence, the genomic window ACAGGAGGTCGCGCAGCCAGCTGTGCGGCGTCTCGGTGAGCGAGTCCAGGATCGGGTGCAGTAGGAGTTCACCAAAGTTGTAAATCGTGTCAGAGACGAGCGCGGCAACACTCAGGCTGTATGCGCGGGAGACACGTTCTGACTCGCTAAGATCGTCCAGGTTGATGCAGGCCAGGTAAAGAAGGGCGTTTTTGTAATAGGCGGCGAATTCTTGTTTGGCCTTCACGTACGGTCATGGTTAGTTCAGGGAAGAGAAATGATACGAATCGGACGTTCAACTTACGTGGTAGTAATCTGCGTTGACCTTGTAAAAGGAAGCGTGCACCACCGTCTCGACGGAATCGAACGAGTCCAAAACCTTCTGGCATACTTCCAGATCTTTTTGCGCTCCATCCAAGTCCTGTAGTCGCTGCTTCACGTTTGCAACTTCCGCAAGGGCATACACGTAAGCTTCTTGTGTGTCGGGTTTGTTCACTTTGTCGGCAAGCGATGTAAGGAAGGAAAGTCGCTCTTGGTCATCTGTCATTCCATGGACTGTCAGTCAAATGCTACCTTGCGCTCTCACTTTGCAGCTAGAATGGAAGATGGATCTCAACGAACCCGCGCATTCCGTTGATGCCATCAAACCCAACGAGACGAACTTCAGCTGATTGATCTTGTCGGCGAAGCTCAGAACAAACGTCTTGAATATGGGTAACCGCTGAGGAGCGCTTTCAGGTAACTGGAAAAACTCCACCAGAGCGTTGGTCAATTGATGCCATAGTTTCCGTTCCCAGAAGTCTTCAAAGCTGAGGAAAAAGGCCTGGCTCTGCTCTGGAGCTTGTTGCAGCTGGTCTGCCAGGAAATCGGAGATCTTCTGGTTCTCCATTGTGGAGAAGTGAAGGAGAGATGCTGGTTTCGCGGGATGTGAGGATACGGACGGtatgaaagaaaaagagactCAGGTATTTGAGATGAAAAGATAATCAGaggcggaagagaagactCGGAGAATTGGTTCTATGAATCGTGCAAGCAAGGATGCTTAGGGTCGATGCTTAGGTCTTAGATGGCGGCGTTACGTAGGAGCTTGGGCGGTGTCTCTGCGCCGCCGTAGTGGAGAGATGACATCCCTATCTGTACAATGCTACGCCTACAATTTACACCGTCATCAACTGCGTTCTCTGAATGCTTATCGAACAGGCAGTACGGAGGATTCTGACCCACATTGGAGTTGCTCTGTATCTTAGCATGTGCTATTTTGAGGTACTAGAGAGGCAACTCCTTcgcctactccgtatggaAGCAAGACATTAGCTCGACTATGCTGTTCCAGGACCCCGATAGTGCTCTGTAGATCTGGCAAGTTCGCATCTAGCAGTGATAATGTGTCCGATATGTCTCCGAATGATGGTATTTAGACTTGCCAGTTCAACTTAACCTCTTTATTACTCTATAGTAGCTATCTCAGATTGAGTGAAACCGGTTATAGCACTCTTACTCTTTCCTTGCATTTCTTCCACATCGAATCTCTTCACATATCGCTCAGAAGCCTTTCAAATCATCACGATGTCGGACTTTACTGAGTTGAACAGACAATATTTCAGGTCAGTCCACGATCAGTACCGGGTGCAGAGTGCATTCCTTACAAATCCACACAGTAAACTAGCTAGTTCCTACAGGGAGGAATTCCGACAAGGCCAGGAATTGATCTTTAATGAGGTTCAAGGGCGTCGTGCATGGATCAGTGATACTTGGAACGACACCAAGTCGGGAAAAGGTCATAAAATTAGGATGCTCGAGTACGCTTGCGGGCCTGGTGCTGTCTCCGCAGTATGTATCTCAAACAGACTTTTGAGGTGATGGAGAATGCTGCTGAACTGAGAAAAAGGCGCTGGCACCGTTCGTCGACCATATTGTTGGCATTGACGTATCCGAAGAAATGATTAAGCAATTCAACATCAACGCCCAAGAAACGGGCTTTGCGGATAAGATGCATGGCTACCACGGCGACCTCCTCGCTGAACCCGTGCCGGACCATCTATCTGGGCCTGAATTCTTCGATTTCGATCTCGTCGCTGTGAGCATGGCACTTCATCACTTTGACAAACCTGACATGGCGTTACAACGCCTTGGTGAGCGGCTGAAGAAGGACGGCATGTTTTTGATTATCGATTTGGTATTGGAAGATGAGCACTCCTCGAATAGCCTGCAGAAGGCATTTCCCCAGGCAAGCGCGACAGTTAGAACACATGGCTTCACCTCGGACAGCATGCAAAAGTTGTTCGAAGAAGCCGGAATGGGTCAGAACTTCGACTACAAGGTCATTCAGGAGCCGATAGTGTTTagaaaggagggaaaagagatCAGGAAGACTGTTTTCATCGCGAGATCTCAGCGCAGTTAGTGCACGCTGTGCGCTTCTTAAGCATGTTCGCTTTTTATCTTAGACTGTGATGGCTGTACAAATGATATGAGGCGTTTTGCAGGCTACAGAGTACTCAGTTCAGCAGAGACGAGCTTACTGGAGGAGTTCAAAATAAGACACCCGAGCAGAACGAGGCGGCTTCGGACGGCCAAAAACACTTCAAGTATCAGAAAGAGGTCAAGGGGGAAGTATTGAATTGACACCATCAATTCCATATTGGTCACCTTCATCGGCCAATCAGAATTTCCGAATAGTCAGATGGGGATTCGCGTTGAGGGCACAAGATGGCAATATCCCAGCATGAATTGGCCTTAATCAGACTTTGGATGGGTATGTCTCTCGAGATTGTCCAATTCACCTCATGGAGATGAATAGTCTGCAGTAGAATCCTACAATGCAAGAGGAACTATTGATCGTATGTCATTGACGTTGCTGGAGGTTGTTGTCCGAATTCGGACTAGTGCAAAAGTCCCGTGCTGCAGTTCGCTCTCTGGAAAGTGACTTTCCAGCATCAAGCCCGAAACTCACCTGCCGAGCTGTGCTCTCACCTCCATCTCTCTCACTATCCACGCAATACCGATCCGGACACAATACGGTGGTCTCATTCGGACCGCGAGCTGAAGAGAGACCATGCAGAAGTGCCGGGCCGTCAATTCCGCTCTGGGGTCGCGGGCATTCGTCCCCGCCCTTCGGGTCCAATTCCAAGTGCAGCGCCGGAATCTCCAGGATGTCGTGATTACTAGAACTGGGAAGCCAATCTTGAAGGTTCAGGGCGGACGGTGAGAGCAATTGAGTCGGAATTGTTCGGTAACTGGGATGCTAACAGGCTGCTTCGTTATAGGTCCTCTCTCGGAGGTATGCCAGTCATCGCCAACAATTCGCGTCGCTTGCAGCTCGCCTAACATGAATGCCTTTGCTTTAGGTCATACCGCTACTGTTTTTGGTGCTACTGGCTTTCTCGGTCGTTACATTGTCAACAAGCTCGGTATGTCAACGAGATGACCCGCAGGGTGGAAGCAGATGTTGATTCGCAACTAGCCAACCAGGGATGCACGGTCGTTGTTCCCTTCCGCGAGGAAATGACAAAGAGACATCTCAAGCCGACTGGTGATCTCGGAAGAGTTGTCTTCATTGTACGTGATCGTCTTTTCTAGGAGGCGTTGAGGCTGTTTTCCTGGGCTAAATCGGGCATCATTCAGGAATACGACCTACGGAATACTCAATCTATCGAGGAAAGTGTCCGTCACTCCGATGTTGTCTACAACCTTGTTGGTCGTCAGTATCCCACGAAGTGAGTGGCTGCGTCATGTTTTTTCATGAGGTGGGACGAGCTGCTAATGCTTCGCAGAAACTTCTCCTATACCGACGTTCATGTTGATGGAACTGAGCGCATCGCCGAGGCTGTCGCCAAATACGATGTTGACAGATTTATCCACGTCTCCTCCTACAACGCCGACAAGAACTCGCCATCTGAGTTTTTCAGGACAAAGGTCCGTTTCGGTCCCCTGCGAGCGGTGGCTGCATGGCAATACTGATTGATCGTACAGGCGTGGGGTGAGGAGGTTGCTCGCTCAATTTTCCCCGAAACCACCATCGTCCGGCCTGCTCCCATGTTTGGTTTCGAGGACAATCTTCTCCACAAGCTCGCCGGTGTCACCAATCTTTTCACTTCCAACCACATGCAGGAACGCTTCTGGCCCGTTCACGTAAGCTCAGCACCAATCTAACAGTTCGGAGCATGACGCTTATCCTTCTATACAGGTCATTGATGTTGGCTCCGCGCTCGAGTTGATGCTCCACGACGACACCACTGCCGGCCAGACTTTCGAGCTCTATGGGCCGAAGAACTACTCTACTGCGGAAATTGCTCAATTGGTTGACCGTGAAATCGTCAAGCACCGCCGCCACATCAACGTCCCCAAGGCTGTCCTGAAGCCTATGGCATACTACCTGAACAAGCTCCTCTGGTGGCACACCATCTCCGCCGATGAGGTGGAGCGGGAGTTCATTGACCAGAAGATTGACAAGACTGCTAAGACATTCAAAGACCTTGGTATGGAGCCCGCCGAGCTCAGCGACCTCACCTTCCACTACTTGGTACGTCATTCGCCCTCCTTTAAGTTGTTACCGATACTAATCCCTCCACCAGAAAGGCTACAGAAGTTCCTCCTACTACGATCTGCCTCCCGCCACTGAGCGCgaaagaaaggaggaaaagaagtaCTTGCACGTTCTTGACGACCAGTAGTTGTCTGTTTCTTTAAGTGTGTACATAAGTTTACTAGACCCAGTCAATTTCCTTGTGTTATCCCCAATGTGTTAGGTATATCCATTCGGTAATGACGTAGTTGAGAGGTTGCAAGGGAGCcttagtacggagtacatacgGTGATCATATGTCAAAAAGTCCTGGCTCAATCTACCTTATCAATTGGAATAGGACCTCTGCTGCAGGGTCAAACAAACAGGTCATAAAGCTGTCTCGCGCAGCTCTGCTATGGACTCCACCGATCAACTTACTCTCCGAGGCTCCGAACGTATCTTACCCCACACATATTAAATGAACACCAG contains:
- a CDS encoding complex I NDUFA9 subunit family protein — translated: MQKCRAVNSALGSRAFVPALRVQFQVQRRNLQDVVITRTGKPILKVQGGRSSLGGHTATVFGATGFLGRYIVNKLANQGCTVVVPFREEMTKRHLKPTGDLGRVVFIEYDLRNTQSIEESVRHSDVVYNLVGRQYPTKNFSYTDVHVDGTERIAEAVAKYDVDRFIHVSSYNADKNSPSEFFRTKAWGEEVARSIFPETTIVRPAPMFGFEDNLLHKLAGVTNLFTSNHMQERFWPVHVIDVGSALELMLHDDTTAGQTFELYGPKNYSTAEIAQLVDREIVKHRRHINVPKAVLKPMAYYLNKLLWWHTISADEVEREFIDQKIDKTAKTFKDLGMEPAELSDLTFHYLKGYRSSSYYDLPPATERERKEEKKYLHVLDDQ
- a CDS encoding proteasome regulatory particle lid subunit RPN9 — encoded protein: MENQKISDFLADQLQQAPEQSQAFFLSFEDFWERKLWHQLTNALVEFFQLPESAPQRLPIFKTFVLSFADKINQLKFVSLGLMASTECADDQERLSFLTSLADKVNKPDTQEAYVYALAEVANVKQRLQDLDGAQKDLEVCQKVLDSFDSVETVVHASFYKVNADYYHAKQEFAAYYKNALLYLACINLDDLSESERVSRAYSLSVAALVSDTIYNFGELLLHPILDSLTETPHSWLRDLLFAFNRGDLTAYDVLAGNISKNKLLEQHRIFLYQKISLSALTEMVFRRPPHDRNLTFASISSETKVKPEEIEHLVMKALSLGLLKGAIDQVAQVAQIHWVQPKVLDMKQIEGMRNRLKDWDAGVNQLGHWIEGVGKDVWAA
- a CDS encoding class I SAM-dependent methyltransferase, with protein sequence MSDFTELNRQYFSKLASSYREEFRQGQELIFNEVQGRRAWISDTWNDTKSGKGHKIRMLEYACGPGAVSAALAPFVDHIVGIDVSEEMIKQFNINAQETGFADKMHGYHGDLLAEPVPDHLSGPEFFDFDLVAVSMALHHFDKPDMALQRLGERLKKDGMFLIIDLVLEDEHSSNSLQKAFPQASATVRTHGFTSDSMQKLFEEAGMGQNFDYKVIQEPIVFRKEGKEIRKTVFIARSQRS